Genomic window (Leptotrichia sp. oral taxon 212):
CCACAGCTATGGAAAGTGCCTGAGGATTTGCAAGGCCTATATCTTCAGATGACAGAATTACAAGTCTTCTTGCAAGGTACATAGGATCTTCTCCACCTGAAAGCATTTTCCCTATCCAGTAAACTGCCGCATCAGGATCACTTCCCCTTATACTCTTTATCATGGCTGAAATAGTGTCATACTTATCTTCTGTCTTATGATATGACTTTTTTGTATTAAGGACTTCCTTCACTTCTTTAATAGTAAAATTCACTCCTGTATTTGAAAGCAGTTCAAGTATATTTATTGCCTGTCTTGCATCCCCTTCTATTATTTCTGCAATGTATATAAGAATTTCTTCAGAAAAATCAAATTTTTCCTTTTCATTTATATTTTTAAGAATTTTAAACAAATCTTCTTCATTAAGTTTCTTAAATTCAAAGGCAAGACATCTTGACAGCAGGGCATTATTCAAGCTGTAGTATGGATTTTCCGTTGTTGCTCCAATTAATATAATATTCCCATTTTCGAGATCCTGAAGCAGTGAATCCTGCTGTAATTTATTGAATCTATGAATTTCATCAAAAAATAACAGTGTCTGCCTTCCTTCTATACTAAATATTCTTTTCGCCCTTTCTGATAATTCCTTAATATCTGAAACCGAGGATTTTATAGCATTCAGATATTCATAGTTATAATTCATTCTATTTGCTATAATCTCCGCAAGAGTTGTTTTTCCAGTTCCAGGAGCTCCCCAGAATATTGAATTCATAAATGTCCCTTTTTCTATAATTCTTTTCAGTACTCCCTTCTCTCCCACAATTTTTTCCTGCCCATAAAAATCTTCAAGAGTCTTAGGTCTGTATCTGAAAGCCAAAGGCTTTTTTTCTTCGTATAAATTTTCAAATAGATTCATATTTTTACCTCTGTATTTTCACAATATTTATTCTATTATTTTTACTTTATGATGTCTCTTATTATATTTTTTTCTATACAGTTCTATTTTTTTATTATAACATAAAACAGGAACTCTGAAAATATCAAAGTTCCTGTTTAAAAATTCCATTCTATTATTTCATTTTTCTTACCTGACTTTTATGAATATAGCCATAATCTTCCCCTAATCCATCATTTACATTAAATTTTATAGAATACCATTCTCCTTTTTCAGAATATTTTATTACTTTTGTTCCATTAGAAAGTTTTTCTAATATTTGTGATGAAGAACTGTTTAAAGCTCTTACATTTGCATATCCATCCTTTGAATTTACAACATATATTTCTCCTACTGCTATTTGGCTGTCATGTATATATCCATAAATCATTTTTCCATTTCTTGTTTTATATTTCACGTAATACCATTTACCTTCTTTTTTAATAATTTCACCCTCCTCTTGATTATCCAGCCTAGCCAGTATTCTTGAACTACTGGAAGCTTTTTCTCTTAGATTTGCCGATTCATCAGAGGAATTTACTTCAAAAACCATTTTTGAAAAACCTAAACTAAAAATTCCAAGAAACATTGTCATTAACAGTAATTTTCTAAATTTTTTCATAAAATCATTCTCTTTCAGTATTATTATTTTTTATAAATTATTTTTTTAATTTAAGTTATTATATCATACTTAACATTAAAGTAAGGTGAAAATTTTGAAATTTTATAAATTTATTTTTTACATAATAAAAGAAACCATCCTAAAAATATGTATTTTAAAGTCTTAAAGTATAATCATCCAAAGATTTTAAAACATATTTCATATAGAATAGTTTCCATTACTTTTATTTATTTTTCTATTTCCTAGTATTCCTTAATTAAATATTCAAATGCTCCAAGTGCAGCTTTTGCTCCTTCACCCATTGCAATAATAATCTGTTTCTGTTTTACTGTTGTAACATCCCCTGCAGCAAATATCCCTTTTACGCTTGTCATGTTATTCTCATTATTTATTTCAATTTCTCCAATTTTGTTAATTTTTACTAAATCCTTTACCAGTTCACTTCTTGGAGATAGACCTATTTCAATAAACATCCCGTTTACTTTTAAATCATGCTCCTTTTCAGTTGCTCTGTCAACGTATTTTATACTTTCAACAAATTCTTTTCCAATAACTTCTTTAGTTGCAGAATTCAGTATAACTTTTATATTTTCTCTTTCAGCAAGCTTATCCTGTAATACCTTGTCCGCTTTCATCTCAGGCATGAACTCAATTAAAGTCACGCTTTTAGCAATTCCTGATAAATCAATAGCTGCTTCCACTCCTGAATTTCCACCACCTATAACTGCAACATCCAGTCCTTTATAGAACGGTCCGTCACAAGTTGAACAGTAATGAACTCCTTTTCCTGTATACTCTTTTTCTCCAGGAATGTTAAGTCCTCTAGGTTTAGCACCAGTTGCCACTATTAATGTTTTTGTTCTATAACTTTTTCCATCATCTGTTACAAATATTTTATCTTTTCCGTCTTCTTTAATTTCAGTCACAAGATTCCCTTCCTTAAAAGCAATTTCATGCTCCTTAAGATGCTCATGAAGAGATTCTGCAAACTTTGCACCTGTTGTAGATATAGTTCCTATTATATTTTCTATTCCATCTGTATCTAAAACCTGTCCTCCTACTTTAAGACCCACCATTGCAACAGAAAGTCCTTTTCTTGCAGAATATATGGCAGCTGAAACCGCCGCAGGTCCTGCCCCTATTACAGTTACGTCATATAGTTTATTTTCATCAATTTTTACTAATTTTCCTTCATCAAGAACACCTAAATTCAAGCTAAAATCCATTTTTCCTCCTAATATATAATATTTTTAATTTTGTAATCATTACATATTGTATATTTTATTATAAATTAGATAATTTGTCAACTCTTTTATGATGAAAGTAAAAATAATATAAAATATAGTAGACATTAATAATAAAGACTGGATAACATAATTCCTGTCTTTTTATACATATATCAATTTGAAGTTTTTATTTAAAATTAATTCTATATACGCATTTTTCTCTTTCACCTAAAACATATTGCTCGCTACTTTCCGGTAACTTTACAATCTCAGGAAATTTACATCCAATATACTCACAAGTTTTTCTTGAAGCTAAGTTTTCCGGATTACATGTAATAATTAAATACTCCATATTATGTTTCTTAGCCAATTCAAACAGTAATAAACTGGCTTTCCCTGCAAAATGGTTGCTCTATATTCCTTTTTTATACTATATCCTATATTCCCTCCATAGTAAGTATTTTCATTATAACCTATACGTAAGTCACATTCTCCAATTTCAGCTCCATCTAGAGTACATATTTTAAAATGATAAGCCGGTACATAATTTTTTTCTTGATTTCCTTCTGAAACTTTTTCTAATTTAAGATAGATTTCCTCACTTTTTAAAAAATCAGTATTAAAAAACATAAATTCTCCTTTATGTATAGATAAATTCAGGAATGTCACTTTTTTCATAAGGGTCGTAATTATTTAATTTACACATAAATTCTTTTAGATTTTCTATTTTTCCATCTTCTGTCCATTCTATCAAAGAAACTCCTGAAAAATCTTCAGCTTCTTCATTTTTTTCTTTAAATTTAAAATACCATTCAACAATTGTCTGATTATCTTTATGAAAAAATTGTTTTATATCCCACGCAAGAACATCAGCACGACTGTTCCATTCATAAAACCAGAGTTTAATTTTTTCTATTCCTCTATATTCAGGACCCCAACTCTCAGTATAAAGGATATTTTTTGAAAATATTCTATCTATTCCCAAATCTTTTTTTTCTAACCACATATTAAACCAAAGTGTAATAATTTCTTCTTTATTTTTCATTTTTTTAAACTCCAGACATATCCAAAATTATTCTCTTCTCAGCATTTTTGCTGCAATCTCAACCATACGTATTGCCAGCTCGTGATTTTCTCCGAATAAATTATAAGCACCATCTTCACTTAAAACGCCACATTTCAAATCTTCAGGCAAAAGATTATTATTGGAATCTTCTGCATCAGAAAACCAATCCTGACTGCTATAATATTGATCCAGTTTTTTATAATCAGGCAAATTTTCACAAAGTTTATCAAGAACAGCATTAAGCTCATTGAAAATATCAGCAGATTTATCCATTATTTTTTCCATTTTTTCTATTCTTTTTATTTTATCCATATTTTCTCCCAGTCTTCTACTTTCTTACCTGCATTTTTCTGTAATTATAGTAAAGCGCCCTAACAAGGTCATATTCAAAAGGAGAATTTAAATCTCCGTATCTAAATCCTATAAGCGATCTTGCATTTAATCCTGTAACTATAGGTCTTGTAAATCCATAAATATTTTTATCAAATACTCCTGTGTCGAAAAATAACTCTGTTTCAACTTTTCTTCTTACATATCCTTCCATTGCCATGTCTGCAAAACTTCCTAATCCATCTCTCAATGTGCTAGGTCCTAATAAAGGAAGTACCAGGTAAGATCCTGTAGGAACACCATAAACTCCAAGTGTATCCCCCATTGTTTCCCAGTTTTTTTTCAGACCAAATTTCTTAGCAACATCATTTGTTCCCGCAAGTCCAAGAGTTGAGTTTATGACAAATCTCCCAAGTGCATTTGCAGCTTTTTTAGGTCTGAACTGCAGTAAAGAATTAATCATAGTAGGTATTTCCTTGAAGTTATTATAAAAATTTTCTATTCCTATTCTAATTGGCTTAGGAACAATTGCCGCATATACCTGTGAAGCAGGATATAGAACTTTTCTGTCAAGCTGTGTATTAAAAGCATACATTCTTCTGTTAAAAGATTCCATTCCATCATTTATGTCAGTTAGCTCAAATACTTTGCTGGAAATAATATATTCTTCATCAAGTCTGTCAATGTTACTTGCGATAATTCCGTATTTATCCTTTTCAAAAGCTATATAATGGCCACTATACTTTTTATTCTTGCTCTTTGAATTATAGTTATATCTCTCATATACTTCTACATTACTTGAAGGTTCTTCAACAACATCTCCATCTATAAATTCCAGAAATATATCATCATTCATTTCTTTTTCTATCATTTCAGTATAATTAACATTTTCTGCTGTATAAGGCTTTAAAGCCTCTGACTGTTTCCCCTGTGCCAATGCTGCCGTAAATAGTACTGCCCCCAATATTATAAATTTATTTTTTGTTCTCATCTATTCTTCCTCCAGTTTATCTACCATAAGATTTACAACATCTCTATGCCATAAAATTCCTGTATGTCCTCCGTAAGGTATTATAACTCTGTTATTAAATGTTTTATTTATGTAGTCCAGATCGCTTTCTGTTGTAAGAATATCATCCTTTGATGTTATAAATATTATATTTTTATTATTTTTATCAATAAATTCCTGACTGTTTCTTAAATCAAATTCCTTTATGAACTGTCCCATTGTCAAATCAGGATATTTATTCTTTTTCAGATAAGGAAATAAAATCTCTTTTGAATACTCATCAAAAGATACTGACAGACCTTCCCTGAATTCCTTAGTCACTGAATCAAATCTCTTGTATATCTTTTTATCAGACAGTCTTCCAACAGCATTTTTCCCACTGAAAACTTCTCCTGCAAAAGTCATGTTTGCTGAATAAAATCTGAACAGAAGTCCTGTAAGAACTTCAAAATCACTATCTTTTAACTGTAATTTTGATACTGCCGATCTTATATCTGTAAAATCAACATCACTTATTTCAAGATATTCATCATATACAAGCTTACCAAATATATTGTCCAAAAACTTTTCAAGACTTTCTGCATTATATATCCCATTTTTTACAAGATAACTGTCAAGTTTCTGTGTTGCAGTCAAAATACTTACAGGTGAATTTAGCATAAGAGATTTTTCAATACCAATCTTTTTCTTTTCACTGTCCATTTCCTGTATAAGTAACGACTGGAATCCTCCAAGACTGTATCCTCCAATATGTGTTTTAGTAATTTTCATCCCTTCAGCCTTTTCTTTTGAAACTGCTGTAGCTATGAGGTTATACATATGTGTTGACTCATCCTTTATGTATCCTGCATAATTATTTTTACTCTGGCTTACAATATATGGCATTGTAGTGGGAGAACTTAAGGCAAGTACATTATATCCCCTTTCATAAAATACATTTGCCATATACATTGTAAGTCCACTGTTATATAGTGATCCCGTTCCTGATATAAGTATCATTAAAGGAGCGTCATTTTTCTGTTTCCATACCCCATATTCATAATCACTCCATGGTCTCAATATTTCAGGAACTTTTTTTATGGCCTTGAATTTTTTTACTTTTGGAGCCTTTCCCTTTTTAAGTTTATACCATTGACTGCTTGGAGTTCCCATAACAGTTGCCATTATTGCATTATCCTTATAAGGATAATCAACTGCTATCTGCGATACATCTATTTCTTCTCCAGATCCAATTATTGAAAAGAGCATTACCGCTATTACAATTAATATTTTTTTTAACATATTTTCTGCATGATAATATATATAATTTATATAAATCATACTCTCCTTTCCTTAAATTTATTTCCCACAACTCAAGAAACTTCAGATATTGCAAATGTTCCTGTAAAATTTTTATTTTCTTAATGAATCTAATCTGATTTGAGTTTTATTTTTATTCTAACATACATTTCTATCCTTGTCCATATTAGAAATTTATATAACCAATATATTAAAAAATGGGGCTGTCTCAAAAAAATCAAAAATGATGTAAAAATCATATTTATGAATTATTTATAATTTCACATTTTTAAAATTTTGAAGAAGTCCCGTTATTTTTCAAAAAACTTGTAAATACTTCTCTTTACATAACTATACATCTACCGAAATTATTCTCGACTCACCTATCTCCTTATTCATAGTAACTCCATAAAGTCTATGAGAACCTTTCATTGTTTCCTTATTATGAGTTATAAGTATAAACTGTGATTTAGTTATGAACTTATTTAAGAGCTTGACTATTTTCTTAGTATTTTCCTCATCCAGAGCCGCTTCAATTTCATCAAAGAAAGTAAACGGACTTGGTTTAAACATAAATATCGCCATTATAAAGGAAACTGCCAGCATTGATTTTTCTCCCCCTGATAAAAGCATAAGTGTCTGCTCAGGTTTATTTTTATATTTCACGCTCAGTTCCAGTCCTGTTTCCAGCAGATTTTCCTCATCAAGCAGTCTTATTGCCCCTTTTGCTCCATTCAGAATAGTTTCACACATATATCTGAAATTTTTATTAATTTCTTCAAGGGCAATATTAAATTTTTTAACTATATCATTTTCAATATCCCCAATTAATGTAAGAAGGGATTCCCTACTTGCAAGCAGGTCTCTTTTCTGATTGACAAGTTCAGTATATCTCATATTCTCCCTTTCGTATTCTTCTATTGCAGAAAGATTTACGCTTCCAATTTCCATTCTACTTTTTTCATTAATAGAGAGTTTTCGCTTTATTGCCTGTAGTTCGGTTTCGTTTTCAATTTCTTTGTACTCTTCGTTATTTTTTGCTCTCTCCTCAGGAATTTCTTCCAGTTCATAATTATAGGATTCAAGTTTTTTTGTATTTTCAGAAATTTTTTCAATCAGTTTTCCATATTCGTTTTCCTGATCCCTTTTTTTAATTTCAATATCCTTGACACCTTTTATAAGTTCCTTTTCAGAAACTTCCAGATTTTTTATTTCCTTTTCAAGAGACTTTATAAGTTCGGATTTTTCCTTGTTTTCTTTGCATTTCTTATCTATCTCTTCCTTTTTATTCTGAATTTCTTTTGTAAGTTTTTCTTTCATGACAGTTTTTTTCTGCTGAAACTCTTCAACTTCCTTCTTTTCATTAACAAGTTTTTCATAATCAGCTTTTATTTCTGCATATCTTGACTTATTACTGTCAGTTTTTACTTTTAAGATTTCATATTCCTTATCAAGTGTATTTAATTCGTTGAAATATTCGTCTATATTCTCTGATTCTTCTATTTCAGTATTTAATTTTACAATATTTATCTTATTTTCTTCTATAAGTTTGACTATATTTTCAATTATCTCAGTATTTTCCCTAATTTTTTCTTTTCTTGAAACTATAAAATCATTATTCTGTTTAATCTCATATTCTAATGTTCCAATTTCCCTCTTTCTTTTGTTATATTCAGAATTAAAGTTATCATATTCCTTCAGAAATTCCCTGTAATTTTCTTCCATTACTTCCAGTTCCTTCTGAATTTTCTGTCTTTCATTTTCCTCTGCTTCTAATATTTTTGATAATTTCTCAAGTTTTTTAGACAATTTTTCTCTTTCATTCTGAATTTCATTCATTTTTTCCTTTATTACTTTAAGTTCCTTTTTTCTCTCTAACAGTTCATCCTTCCCTCTTACAGAGTAACCTCCCGTCATTCTTCCCCTTGCAGTTATTATATCTCCTTCAAGTGTCACAATTCTGTCATTAAAGCCTTCTTTGAGCAGCTGTGTTCCTATTTCAATATTTTTTACTACAATTGAATTTCCATAGACAAATTCTACAATTTTTTTTATGTTTTCATCATATCCTACTATATTTCTGGCAAAACCTATGACACCTTCCTTTTTAGGATATTCATTTAGAATTTTGTACACTTTTACATCTGCAACAGGTAAAAAAGAAGCTCTTCCAAGCTTTTTATCTTTTAAAATACTTATACATTTTTTACCAATATTACTATTCTCTACAACAATATCCTGAAAATTCCCTCCAGAAAGTGTCTGTATTGCTTCCTCGTAACCGTCAGGAATATTTATAAGATTTACAAAAGCTCCAATAACTCCTTTTATATTTTCCTGAAGTATTGCCTTTGTCGCTCTTGCAAAAGTTTCATTTCTCTCGATTATATTTTCATTTGCCCTTTTTTTAGCATTATGATTTTCGTATCTGTAGCTGAGCTCTCCCATCTGCTTATTTATATCTGAATAATGATTTCTTATTTTTTCAGATTTCATACTGACTTCTTTTAAAATCTGTTCTTTTTCTTTCTTTTCATTTTCCTTCGTAAGCTTATTCTGCTCAAACACTTCCATTCTGTTGACAAATTCAGCAAATTCACTATCCAGTTCTTCCTTTTCTGTAACTTGTCTTTTCATTACAATTTCAGCAGCGGTAATTCTTTTTTCATATTCTTCATTTTCACTTGCCGCCTTTATTTTATCCACTTCAAAATCTTGACTTTGCTGTGTCGCTTTTTTCAGTTTTGTCATTAAAACTTCACGCCGTACCTTCAGCTCTTCCACTGTTTCTTCTATCTTATTTTTAGATTTTTCCTTTTCTGAAAGCTCTTTCATAATTTTTGAAAGTTCTTCTTCAGACTTGGAGAGAATCTCTCCCTTTTCCTTTATATCAGTATCCAGAACCTTATTTCTCTTTTCCTTTTCTTCAGCCTGAATATCCAGATTAGAAAGCTGACCTGACAGCTTTGAATGTTCATCTTTAAGGCTTTCCACTTCAAGAAAAATTTGCTCATTCTGATTTTTTTCATTTTCCAGCAGTTCATATTTTTCTTTTTTACTTAACAATACATTTTCTGCTTCTGTATTTTTGTCCTGATATTCCTTCTGTATTTCCGTAATGACTTTTTCAAACTGGAAACGTTTCATTTTAAATTCTTCGTGCTTTTTTTTCCCTTCATTCCGGTTATATTCTAAAATCATAAACTTATGAGTATCTATTTTTTCAGAGAACGTCTTATAAAGCCTTGCTTTTCTTTCCTCTTCCCTTAAATGACCTACTCTTGCTGCCAGTTCCTTTTCAACAAACTCTATCTTTTCAATCTCATTTTTTACATCCTTCAGCTTTTTTGTAGAATCTTCCTTTTCCACCTTGGCTCTTTTTACTCCGGCAGCTTCTTCTATAATTTCTCTAAGCTCTTTTGGATTGGAACTTATTATTCTTTCAACTCTTCCCTGTCCAATTATGGAATAAGCCTGTTTTCCGATACCTGTATCCATAAAAAGATTACTTATATCCTTTAGTCTTACCCGCCTGTTATTTATAAAATATTCGTTTTCTCCGCTTTTATATATTCTTCTTGTTATTTTTACTTCAGAAAAATCTATGTCAAGATACTTATCTTCATTTTCAATAATAAGACTGACTTCCGCCATGGAACGTGGTTTTTTATTTTTTCCACCTGAAAAAATAATATCCGAACTTTCCTTAGCTCTTATATTTTTGTAGCTCTGCTCACCTAAAACCCATAAAATTGCATCCAGAATATTGCTCTTACCACTTCCGTTAGGCCCAACTATAGAGGTTATTCCTCTGTTAAATTCAACAGTTGTCTTTTCAGCAAATGATTTGAATCCTGCAAGCTCCAATGCCTTTAAATACACTGATTTCCTCTTTTCTATAAATTTATTTTTCTGTAAAAATATCATAATTTTTAATATTTTTACTAAATATCATGATTTCTTTAGCTTTTATTTTGTTTTCTAAAGAATAATTTATATCAAATTCTACAGAACTAAATTTTTTATAAATTTCTTTAATTTCCTTACAATTATCATATGTGACAATCCAGTTTTTAGTTATTTTTTTTATATCTTCATAAAGCTCTATATGATTTTGATGACTATAAAAATTAGTATATAACTCAGGTCCTTTTTTGTAATAGGGTGGATCAAAAAATATGAACTTTTCCTGTTTTATTTTGCTTATTACATTTTTTTTAAATTCTAAAACATCTAAGTTATAAAATTCTATTTTATCTTTTAATTTTTCGATTTCTTTTATTTGCTCTATTAACTTATTTTTATTAAATCTACAATTCATTTTGTAATTTCCGTTTTGCAGATTTCCTCCTATTACACCTGCTTTTAAAATACCAGATCTGTTTACTCTATTTAAATAAAAAGTAGCCATTCCTAATTTTAAAATTTCTTTTTCCAATAACAGATTCATATTTTCTTTATTTGCATATATTTCTTTTTGTTTCTCCCGTTCAAGAATAGAAATCTCAATTTTTTCTATTATATTACAAAATTTTTCCGTATGATTTAAGATACAATGCCAAAAGGAATAAATACCTCTATCTATATCATTAAGTACCAGTTTTCTTACCTTTTTCTTTTTTAACAATAATAATGCTAAGCCTGCTCCTCCAGCAAAAGGTTCTATATATATGGGATTTCTAATATCATTTTTTTCAAAAAGAGAAACTATGATATTAAAAACCTTTGATTTTCCGCCAGGATAACGTAGTGGAGAAAGTAAATTTCTCATAATACCACCTACTTATTTCAGTTTTTCTTTTACTATTCCATAATTTCTATTTAATTGATTTATCAATTTTCTTTCTAGTTCCTCATTGAATTCTTCTATTTCTTTTTCA
Coding sequences:
- a CDS encoding replication-associated recombination protein A, coding for MNLFENLYEEKKPLAFRYRPKTLEDFYGQEKIVGEKGVLKRIIEKGTFMNSIFWGAPGTGKTTLAEIIANRMNYNYEYLNAIKSSVSDIKELSERAKRIFSIEGRQTLLFFDEIHRFNKLQQDSLLQDLENGNIILIGATTENPYYSLNNALLSRCLAFEFKKLNEEDLFKILKNINEKEKFDFSEEILIYIAEIIEGDARQAINILELLSNTGVNFTIKEVKEVLNTKKSYHKTEDKYDTISAMIKSIRGSDPDAAVYWIGKMLSGGEDPMYLARRLVILSSEDIGLANPQALSIAVAGMHATKEIGMPEARIILSEVAIYLALSPKSNSAYLAIDSAISQIENDKIQEVPKHLTKLGAKDYKYPHAYPENFVRQDYMNKKIKFYNPGDNKFENAANERQEKLWNKKRRNRFLFLHYNLIIFNFNIPYSLKLFNTFQIK
- a CDS encoding nuclear transport factor 2 family protein, with protein sequence MKNKEEIITLWFNMWLEKKDLGIDRIFSKNILYTESWGPEYRGIEKIKLWFYEWNSRADVLAWDIKQFFHKDNQTIVEWYFKFKEKNEEAEDFSGVSLIEWTEDGKIENLKEFMCKLNNYDPYEKSDIPEFIYT
- a CDS encoding DUF4298 domain-containing protein → MDKIKRIEKMEKIMDKSADIFNELNAVLDKLCENLPDYKKLDQYYSSQDWFSDAEDSNNNLLPEDLKCGVLSEDGAYNLFGENHELAIRMVEIAAKMLRRE
- a CDS encoding SH3 domain-containing protein encodes the protein MKKFRKLLLMTMFLGIFSLGFSKMVFEVNSSDESANLREKASSSSRILARLDNQEEGEIIKKEGKWYYVKYKTRNGKMIYGYIHDSQIAVGEIYVVNSKDGYANVRALNSSSSQILEKLSNGTKVIKYSEKGEWYSIKFNVNDGLGEDYGYIHKSQVRKMK
- a CDS encoding FAD-dependent oxidoreductase encodes the protein MDFSLNLGVLDEGKLVKIDENKLYDVTVIGAGPAAVSAAIYSARKGLSVAMVGLKVGGQVLDTDGIENIIGTISTTGAKFAESLHEHLKEHEIAFKEGNLVTEIKEDGKDKIFVTDDGKSYRTKTLIVATGAKPRGLNIPGEKEYTGKGVHYCSTCDGPFYKGLDVAVIGGGNSGVEAAIDLSGIAKSVTLIEFMPEMKADKVLQDKLAERENIKVILNSATKEVIGKEFVESIKYVDRATEKEHDLKVNGMFIEIGLSPRSELVKDLVKINKIGEIEINNENNMTSVKGIFAAGDVTTVKQKQIIIAMGEGAKAALGAFEYLIKEY
- a CDS encoding DNA adenine methylase, with the translated sequence MRNLLSPLRYPGGKSKVFNIIVSLFEKNDIRNPIYIEPFAGGAGLALLLLKKKKVRKLVLNDIDRGIYSFWHCILNHTEKFCNIIEKIEISILEREKQKEIYANKENMNLLLEKEILKLGMATFYLNRVNRSGILKAGVIGGNLQNGNYKMNCRFNKNKLIEQIKEIEKLKDKIEFYNLDVLEFKKNVISKIKQEKFIFFDPPYYKKGPELYTNFYSHQNHIELYEDIKKITKNWIVTYDNCKEIKEIYKKFSSVEFDINYSLENKIKAKEIMIFSKNIKNYDIFTEK
- the smc gene encoding chromosome segregation protein SMC codes for the protein MYLKALELAGFKSFAEKTTVEFNRGITSIVGPNGSGKSNILDAILWVLGEQSYKNIRAKESSDIIFSGGKNKKPRSMAEVSLIIENEDKYLDIDFSEVKITRRIYKSGENEYFINNRRVRLKDISNLFMDTGIGKQAYSIIGQGRVERIISSNPKELREIIEEAAGVKRAKVEKEDSTKKLKDVKNEIEKIEFVEKELAARVGHLREEERKARLYKTFSEKIDTHKFMILEYNRNEGKKKHEEFKMKRFQFEKVITEIQKEYQDKNTEAENVLLSKKEKYELLENEKNQNEQIFLEVESLKDEHSKLSGQLSNLDIQAEEKEKRNKVLDTDIKEKGEILSKSEEELSKIMKELSEKEKSKNKIEETVEELKVRREVLMTKLKKATQQSQDFEVDKIKAASENEEYEKRITAAEIVMKRQVTEKEELDSEFAEFVNRMEVFEQNKLTKENEKKEKEQILKEVSMKSEKIRNHYSDINKQMGELSYRYENHNAKKRANENIIERNETFARATKAILQENIKGVIGAFVNLINIPDGYEEAIQTLSGGNFQDIVVENSNIGKKCISILKDKKLGRASFLPVADVKVYKILNEYPKKEGVIGFARNIVGYDENIKKIVEFVYGNSIVVKNIEIGTQLLKEGFNDRIVTLEGDIITARGRMTGGYSVRGKDELLERKKELKVIKEKMNEIQNEREKLSKKLEKLSKILEAEENERQKIQKELEVMEENYREFLKEYDNFNSEYNKRKREIGTLEYEIKQNNDFIVSRKEKIRENTEIIENIVKLIEENKINIVKLNTEIEESENIDEYFNELNTLDKEYEILKVKTDSNKSRYAEIKADYEKLVNEKKEVEEFQQKKTVMKEKLTKEIQNKKEEIDKKCKENKEKSELIKSLEKEIKNLEVSEKELIKGVKDIEIKKRDQENEYGKLIEKISENTKKLESYNYELEEIPEERAKNNEEYKEIENETELQAIKRKLSINEKSRMEIGSVNLSAIEEYERENMRYTELVNQKRDLLASRESLLTLIGDIENDIVKKFNIALEEINKNFRYMCETILNGAKGAIRLLDEENLLETGLELSVKYKNKPEQTLMLLSGGEKSMLAVSFIMAIFMFKPSPFTFFDEIEAALDEENTKKIVKLLNKFITKSQFILITHNKETMKGSHRLYGVTMNKEIGESRIISVDV
- a CDS encoding alpha/beta hydrolase — translated: MIYINYIYYHAENMLKKILIVIAVMLFSIIGSGEEIDVSQIAVDYPYKDNAIMATVMGTPSSQWYKLKKGKAPKVKKFKAIKKVPEILRPWSDYEYGVWKQKNDAPLMILISGTGSLYNSGLTMYMANVFYERGYNVLALSSPTTMPYIVSQSKNNYAGYIKDESTHMYNLIATAVSKEKAEGMKITKTHIGGYSLGGFQSLLIQEMDSEKKKIGIEKSLMLNSPVSILTATQKLDSYLVKNGIYNAESLEKFLDNIFGKLVYDEYLEISDVDFTDIRSAVSKLQLKDSDFEVLTGLLFRFYSANMTFAGEVFSGKNAVGRLSDKKIYKRFDSVTKEFREGLSVSFDEYSKEILFPYLKKNKYPDLTMGQFIKEFDLRNSQEFIDKNNKNIIFITSKDDILTTESDLDYINKTFNNRVIIPYGGHTGILWHRDVVNLMVDKLEEE
- a CDS encoding VacJ family lipoprotein — encoded protein: MRTKNKFIILGAVLFTAALAQGKQSEALKPYTAENVNYTEMIEKEMNDDIFLEFIDGDVVEEPSSNVEVYERYNYNSKSKNKKYSGHYIAFEKDKYGIIASNIDRLDEEYIISSKVFELTDINDGMESFNRRMYAFNTQLDRKVLYPASQVYAAIVPKPIRIGIENFYNNFKEIPTMINSLLQFRPKKAANALGRFVINSTLGLAGTNDVAKKFGLKKNWETMGDTLGVYGVPTGSYLVLPLLGPSTLRDGLGSFADMAMEGYVRRKVETELFFDTGVFDKNIYGFTRPIVTGLNARSLIGFRYGDLNSPFEYDLVRALYYNYRKMQVRK